The Spiroplasma culicicola AES-1 genomic sequence GCTAGATCACCTGGTTTCGTGTCTACGACATCATACTAAACGCCCTATTAAGGCTCGCTTTCACTACGGCTCCGCGTATTCCGCTTAACCTTGCATGATATCGTAACTCGCCGGCTCTTTCTACAAAAAGCACGCCATCACCCATTAACGGGCTCTGACTTCTTGTAAGCATATGGTTTCAGGGACTATTTCACTCCCCTCTCGGGGTACTTTTCACCTTTCCCTCACGGTACTGGTTCACTATCGGTAAAATGGTAGTATTTAGGCTTACCCAGTGGTCTGGGTGGATTCCGACAGGGTTTCACGTGCCCCGCCGTACTCAGGATACTCTCTCGAGGTTAGTGCATTTCGCATACGGGGGTATCACCCTCTACGCCGCTGCTTCCCAACAGCTTCTGCTATACACTAACTTTGTAACTCTAACAAGAGTCCTACAACCCCTGCCCGTAGACAGGTTTGGCCTGTTCCGCTTTCGCTCGCCGCTACTCACAGAATCACATTCGTTTTCTTTTCCTCTAGGTACTAAGATGTTTCAGTTCCCTAGGTTCCCATCACACAACCTATGTATTCAGTTGTGGACACTATGAGATTAATCATAGTAGGTTTCCCCATTCGGACATTTCCGGATCAAAGCTTACTTCCAGCTCCCCGAAACTTTTCGCAGGTAGTCACGTCCTTCATCGGCTCCATTTTCCAAGGCATTCACCATATGCCCTTACTATACTTTCTTAAAAAGAAATCCTATTGATATATAGATAATCTATAAATATATTGAAATTTTAGTTTTTCTTAGTAAATTTTAAAGTTACTAAATACGTTTAAATAATAAATTATGAAACGTAAGAAAAATAAAATGTCTATTTTCATCTAATATTCAGTTTTCAAAGAACGATTTTTCTTGTTCAGAAATTATCAGGGCCCAAAGGCCCGAAATAATCTCTGAAAACTAGATAGAACCAAATATAATCAAAAGCTGTTTTATCGATTCGCTCAGCTTTCTCTAATCTATGTTAACTCCATAGAAAGGAGGTGATCCATCCGCACGTTCCCGTACGGATACCTTGTTACGACTTCACCCTAATCGCTAGTCCTACCTTGGTACGCTCTCTCCTTGCGGTTAAGATACATGCTTCTGGTATTACCAACTCTCATGGTGTGACGGGCGGTGTGTACAAGACCCGAGAACGTATTCACCGCGACGTTGCTGATTCGCGATTACTAGTGATTCCGGCTTCATGAAGTCGAGTTGCAGACTTCAATCCGAACTGAGACTGGCTTTTTGAGATTAGCTCCCCCTCGCGGGATTGCGACTCTTTGTACCAGCCATTGTAGCACGTGTGTAGCCCAGGACATAAGGGGCATGATGATTTGACGTCATCCCCACCTTCCTCTAGCTTACACTAGCAGTCTCATTAGAGTCCTCAACTGAATGTTAGTAACTAATGATAGGGGTTGCGCTCGTTGCGGGACTTAACCCAACACCTCACGGCACGAGCTGACGACAACCATGCACCACCTGTCTCAATGTTGGCCTCCACTACATCTCTGTAGCTTTGCACTGGATGTCAAGCCCTGGTAAGGTTCTTCGCGTTGCTTCGAATTAAACCACATGCTCCACCACTTGTGCGGGTCCCCGTCAATTCCTTTGAGTTTCACTCTTGCGAGCATACTACTCAGGCGGAGTACTTAATGCGTTAGCTGCAGCACCGACTTATGCCGACACTTAGTACTCAACGTTTACGGCGTGGACTACTAGGGTATCTAATCCTATTTGCTCCCCACGCTTTCGTGCCTCAGCGTCAATAACAGGCCAGTAGACCGCCTACGCCACTGGTGTTCCTCCATATATCTACGCATTTCACCGCTACACATGGAATTCCATCTACCTCTCCTGCATTCTAGTTTGCCAGTTTTCAAGGCGAACCGGGGTTGAGCCCCGGGCTTTAACCTCAAACTTAACAAACCGCCTACGCACCCTATACGCCCAATAAATCCGGATAACGCTTGCCACCTATGTATTACCGCGGCTGCTGGCACATAGTTAGCCGTGGCTTTCTGATAAGGTACCGTCAGACTAAAAGCATTTCCTCTTCTAGCTATTCTTCCCTTATAACAGAGCTTTACAATCCGAAGACCGTCATCACTCACGCGGCATTGCTTCATCAGGCTTTCGCCCATTGTGAAAAATTCCCTACTGCTGCCTCCCGTAGGAGTCTGGGCCGTATCTCAGTCCCAATGTGGCCGATCAACCTCTCAGTTCGGCTACGTATCATCGCCTAGGTGGGCCATTACCCCGCCTACTAGCTAATACGCCGCATCCTCATCTTCTAGCGACCCAAACGGGCCTTTTAACATCTTCTCATGCGATAATGATGTCGTATGCGGTATTAGCAGTCGTTTCCAACTGTTATCCCCCACTAAAAGGTAGATTAGATACGTGTTACTCACCCGTTCGCCACTGGGTGCAAGCACCCCGTTCGACTTGCATGTATTAGGCATGCCGCCAGCGTTCATCCTGAGCCAGGATCAAACTCTCATTAAAAAATTAATGCGAATATTTTGATTCTTGACTATATCTGTTTGTATTCTCAAAAAATTGAACTTGTATATATTGTACAAATTTAATTGGTTGTTGTTGTTCTATCTAGTTTTCAAAGATCATTTCGCCGCTTCAATTAACGACATATAAAAATATAACTCAAATAAATTCAATAATCAATAGTTTTTTCAATTTTTTTTAAACTTTTTAAAGATTTGTTTCAGTTATTTTTAATATATCAATTCACATTCTGTAAAGCCCTATTTAAAGGCCAAACTTAACGGCTTTTTAATAATAGCATAGATATATTGAAAAAAACAAAAAAAAACAAAAAAATTTAAATTTTTTTGTTTTTTAATCATCTCAATCAATTGTTGGAGTTGCTGTGATATTTTCTTCATCACGAGCATTAATTGGATCAATAATATTGTCAATATTTAATTCCATTGTTTGAGTTTTTTCTTTTTGTAAACTATTTACAATATTTGAACTACTTACTAAATGATCTGTTGGTGCTTGTTTTGGTGATATTTGACGCTTTTGTTTTTTCATTGCTTCTCAAATACGATCACTATCTCCTAAAAACACTTTTCCTTCATAATTTGGATCATAACTTGCATTTCTGCGCTCTTTTTGAGTCATATTTCCATATTTACTTGCAGCAATATTTCCAATTGGTTTGTCATATGCTTGTGCCTTATTTGCAGCTCTTCTTGGCACAATTGTTTGCTTATAAGGATCAACTGGTTCAAGAACTTGATTATTATTATTATTATTATTATTATTATTATTATTTATTGGTTCATTTGATACTGCCTGAGCAGAAATATTTAATTCTTGGCTTAAAGTTGGGTCTTCATTTTGAATGTAATTAATTTCTTCTTCTGTTAAAGATTCAGATAAAGTTGCTTCATCAAATACTCCATTTGCTAAATCTTCTCTTAATTTTTGCAATTTATCTGCAATATTAAAAGTTTCATCATTTGGCGTTGAAGTAAATGAAGGATCATCTTCTGGCATTCTTTGATTATTATTTAATTCAATAGTTTTGTGATTTGCATTATTTTCTTTAGTTCGATAAGTATTTTCATTAAATTCTTTTGCAGCTTTTTTAAAAGTATTAATTACTGTTCCTAACATAAAGAAGAAATACAATCCCCCTATTATTGTTGAAGCTAACAATAAATAATATTCAGGTGTTATATTAACTGAATATCTATCTTCATCATTGCCATTTCATATAACATTACCATTTACAGCTGGAATTACTACAACAAATCATGTAAACAAAATTGATGCAATATAAATTAACGGTATAAATATTGACACAATTCCAAGTATTTCATTTTTAATAAAAATATTTCTCATTAATGCTATAAATGCTGCAATAACTATAAGTGTAAAGAAAATACCTTGGTGTGCTCCATATGGTTTAATTCAGCTTCCTGAGCCATTAATTCCTTGACCATGAAGTTTTATAACTCCAATTGTAAAAAATTCTTCTGTAGTCTCATTGTCAACATAAAACATACCAAAAGTTGAGAGAAATCCCATTACTAATATTAATATTATAAAAATATATCCAAAAAACTTAATTTTTTTCATAAGATTTACCCCTATCTTTGAAAGCCCTAAAATACATAACTATTTTAGCACAAAAAAATAAAATGCAATACATTTTATTTTTTTATTTTTCAAGATTTTTAGTGCGTTTTAAAAGTTTTCCATAAATAATAATTTGAGTTAAAGCAAATCAACCAATTACGCCAATTCCAATGTATGAGATCGGTGTAAATCCTAATGTAATTATACTAAAAAGTAAACATGGTACTAGAAGTAGACGTTTCTTTTTTATATATGCAAAAATTGAAAGAATAAAATAAGTAAAATATACAACTACTAATAATAATGAATAAACTAAATATTGCATTCCTGTAATAAAGTGAAGACCACTTATTAAAAGTATTAGATCAATTGAAAATGTGACAAAAAATAAGAAAAAAATCAACATTGATAAAATAAATGAAGCTTTTCATAATTTAGCACTTGATTTCACATGCATTTGATTTGTTTTAACTTTAGAATCTAATTTTTGTGCTCTTTTATTTTCTCTTTTATTAGCTTTTCCTCGAGCAATATACATAGGTCCTGCATTAGCATTTCCATGTTTATTGCGCTTATAAACTTTAGTTTTATTTGCATAAATTGCGCTTTTACCTATAGCAATTGTTGGAAAATAAATAATTGCTCACAAAACTGGAATTCAAATAAATAAATTCATTCAAGCAAAATGCTCTTTTCATTCAAAATATTCTTGATTAATTGATGAATGAAAATTACAAAAAACACCCATATCTTTGGTTTTGTCATTTTTTTCTCTTGTTAAAGTCATTGTTGCCATATTGCGACAATGACTTTCAAGACAAATATATTCTTCATCGTTTGCTAAATCAATCCTTTTTAAAACATACTTACTCATCATTAATTCTCCAATGTAGAAATTATAACAAATAAAAAAAATAGTTGTAAATTAGTAATTTACAACTATTCCTCTATATCTTGTCATGCTTAATAGTGACTCTCTAATTCCTTGAACCCCTTCTCCTGAATCTTTAATTCCTAAGAATGGAAAGCAATCTGGTCCTCTTTGTGATTTTGAATTAATATTGATAGTTCCAGTTTGAATTTTCTTTGCTACATTAATTGCTGTTGAAATATCTTGGCAAAATACACTTGCTTGTAAACCAAATTGAGATTTATTTGCAATTTCAATCATTTCTTCAACTGAATCAATTCTTAAAATTGGTAAAACCGGTCCAAATGGTTCTTCTCATGCAACTCTCATATCAACTGTTACATTATCAATTAATGTTGGTCACATTAAGTTTTTTTCTCTTTTATCTCCAGTTAAAATTACTGCTCCTTGTGCTTTGGCATCATCAATTAATCCTTGAATAAAATCTGCAGATTTTTCATCAATAACAGCTGTAATATTGGCATTTTCTTGAGGAGAACCTACAGTTAATGCTTCAACTTTTGCTTTAATTAACGGAATTAATTTATCTGCTATTTTATTTGGCACTAATACTCTTTTAATAGCAGTACATCTTTGTCCAGAATATCCATAAGCTCCAGCTACAATTTCTGATGCATATTTTTCAAGGTTAAGATCATCTAATACTAATGCTGGATCTTTTCCTCCAAGTTCAAGTACTAAATCTGTTGAACTTCCCATTTTTCTAATTTGATTTCCAACACCAACACTTCCAGTAAATGAAATCATATTGATTTCTGGATTTGAAGTAATGATATCTCCAACTTCTCTTCCTCTTCCAGTTACAATGTTGAAAATTCCTTTAGGTAAATCTGCATTAATTGCTAAATTTGCCATGAATGCACCAACTAAACTTCCAGCAGTTGCTGGTTTAAATACAACTGTATTTCCCATCACTAATGCAGGAATAATTTTTGCTAATGCTAAATTAAATGGATAGTTAAATGGTGAAATTGCCAAAACTACTCCTTTAGCAACTCTTGAAAAGACACCAATTTTGTTTTTAGCACCCATTCCTTCGCCTGTCATTGCTAAAGGATCAATTCTTTTTGCTTCTTCAAAAGTATAATCAATAATTTCAATTGTTCTTTCAACTTCTGCTAAAGATTCTTTTAGACCTTTAGCAATTTCTTCACTCATAATTTGAGCAATTTCTTCTTTATTTTTTTCAATTTCATTTCTAAAACGTTTTAGAACTTCAATTCTTTGTAATAGTTCAACTTCTTCTCAATTCTGTTGAGCAGATCTTGCAACTGAATATGCTTTATTAATATCATCAGCAGTTAAAGCAGTTACTTTTCCAGCTACTTCAAGAGTGGTTGGGTTAATTATTTCCAATCATTGTCCATTATCAATTAATTGGTTATTTATTAATGCTTTGTATGTTCTCATTATTTCCACCTCACATAAATTATATACAAGAATTATTTAAATAAATTTTTAGTTTGCTAAGTTATACATCAAGATTGAACCAGCAATTGCAACATTTAAACTTTCCACTTGTGAATCTAAATTTAAAATGCAATTATAATCACTTAATTGATAGATTTCTTCACTGACTCCATTGCCTTCATTGCCCAAAACTAGAGCATATTGATGCTCTTTTTGTTGATAAATAATGTCTAAATCATTTTTTTGACCTAATTTTGTTGTAATAATTTTAAATTTTGATTTAAGATTATTTAACATTGTCTTAATATCGCCATATTCAATGTGCATTCCTAAATGGTTTGCTTGAACAGCACGCAATACTTTTGGATTATATAAACTTACAGTATCTTGGGAACACAAAATATTTTTAAATCCAAAAGCCTTTGCGCTACGAATTAAAGTCCCAAGATTTCCTGGATCTTGAATATTATCTAAAACTAAAAGATTATTTTGTTCAAATAAACTGGTATTTTCAAATCGACAAATTGCAAATACTTCTTGATTTGTTTTAACATCACTTAATTTTTGAGCAACATTTTCAGAAATTAAATACAGATTTTCAAAATTTTTAAAGTCATCAATATGTTTTTTAGTACAAAAAATAACTTCAACAACATTGTGGTCAAGTGATTCTTTGACAATATTTAACCCTTCAGTTAAATATTTTTGCTCACTAAATTGCGATTTTTTTTCTTTTAATTTTAAAGTGTCAATAATTAAATTATTTTTAATTGAAGTAATTTCATTCATAATTTATTCTGCATATGCAAACCCAATTTCATACAATTTATTTTCAGGTTTGTCATATTCCTTCCCTTTATATTTTGGATTTCTTACAGGATAGCCAAAAACAAATTGTGCTCTTCTTGGAGGATCTAAAAGTTTAGCTTGAATTCCTGCTAATGGATTAATTGCTTCTCCTGCTGCACGTTTTGCTTTTGTTTCGTTCATAAGATCTTCATAATCTCTTACATTATCTTGTTTTACAAGAATACGAATTTTATTGCTTTCTCATCATTTAATAATTTTTTGATATTCTTTAAATTCAAACTTCTTTGCAACGTCTCCTGCAATAAAACGATTAGTTTTTTCATTTCACCCAGTCACAAAGTCTTTTCAAACAATATCTCCAGTTCTTCCAAATTCCATTAAATCATGGGCTTGATTAATTGTTTCTTCTAAAGTTGGGTGACCATAACCTATAAAAGTATTACCACTTCAAAATGAAACAAAAATAGTTTTTTTAGGATTTCATATTTCTTCAAAACATAATGCTGTTACTCATCAACGATTATCAACATTATTAAAATAAATTTCAAAACCATATTTTGAATTTTTCAAAATTACTTCTGTTTTTGTGATTTTGACAACTTTATATTTAAATTCATTTACAATTTTTTTTACCTGTGCTTCAGTTAATTTTTGACGTGATTCACGATTAACATTTAACATTTTAGTTTTGGCATCAATTTGTACTTTTGACTTTGGTGCTAAACTTGGGCGCATTCCAAATCTTAGACGATTTTCACTATTTGGATCAGGCATTACAACTGTAGTTTGGCCTTCATCACTTTCTTTAGTTTTTGTTTCATTTTCTTCTTTTTCTAAAACTTGTTGTTTTAATTTAGCAATTAAACTCTGAGCACCACTCTTCTTTTTCTTAGAACCATTTGTTAAAAGTTCTTCAGTACGATCTGGTTGAAAATCCATAAAACTTGTTTTTGGATTTTGACTATCTATTGATTCTTCAATTGCAATAGTTCTTGTTGACGATTTAAAATTATCTTCAAATTCTTCATTATTATTTGTACTATTTGAAAAACCTATATCATCACTTAATTCAAGTGTTAATGATGGCATCTTTGGATCTCTTGGATTTGATGGTTTATATTTAAATAAATCATTATTTTGATTTGATTTTGCCATGATTAACACCCCCTTTTATAAATCTTGGTTTAATTAATAATTATTATCTTGTCTTTCAAAATTTTTTTCATTTTTTTTATTATAAGCTGCAATTAATTCATCTTCTTGAAAACCAAGATTGTAGCCCATATTTAAAAATGAATTTAAAACATCACTATATTTTTGTTTTACTTTATCTTCATTAAAAATTGATGCATCACGATAAGTATCTAAATAAATTTGAATAATATCGCCTTTTTCTTTTGCTTTAAATGTAAATTGATCAAATTCAAATTCAATATTGTTTCCTAAAGAAACAATAAAATGAAGACCATCAATATATTCTTCTAATAAAATACTTTTTTCACTACTTGCTTTATTAGATCAATATTTAAATGAGCGTTCTTCATTGATAAATTCACCCAATTCTACTAAAAAAGCGACCATTTTCTTTTGAATAATATCAGTTGTATCTGTAAAATTCTTTGCTTTGCGAATATAATTATCTAACTGTTCTTGTTTTTGTGACAAATATATTAAGTGTTTTGTTTGTAACATTATTTTTATCCCTCTTACTCTAATTTTAAAATAAAAAAACAATAGTTCAACTATTGTTTTTTTATTTTTAATAACCAGGTTTTTTTAATAGTTTAAACATATTTTCTTTATAAACTTCAACCCCTGGTTGATTGAACGGATTAACTCCTAACAAATATCCACTAAATGCACAAGCTTTCATAAATCAATAGCCTGCATAGCCAAACATTTCTGCATCCATTTTATCAAATTCAAGAATAATATTTGGTACATTTCCTGTATTTGAGTGAGCATCAATTACCCCCACTAAAGCTGTTGCATTAATTTCATGGAATGTTTTTGTTGTTAAATAATTTAATCCATCTAAATCTTCTTCAGTTGAAGGAATATTTAAATCAACTGTTGGATTTTTAACATCAATTACAGTTTCAAATAAAACATTTTTTGTTCCTTCTTGAATAAATTGTCCCAATGAGTGTAAATCTGTTGAAAATACTACACTTGTTGGAAATAAACCTTTTCCATCTTTTCCTTCTGATTCACCAAATAATTGTTTTCATCATTCAGTAAACATTTGCATTTGTAACTCGTAAGATACTAATGTTTCTGCTTTATAACCTTTTTGTTCGTGGAAAATATATCTTGCAACTGCATATTGGTAAGCTTGATTATCTAATGATTTTAGATCATTTAAAGCTTTTTGTGCACCTCTAAACATTGCATCAGTATCAATTCCAGCAACCAATAAAGGAAAAATTCCAACTGGAGTAAAGACACTAAATCTTCCTCCAATATCATCTGGAATTGTAAATGTTTGATAACCTTCTGCATCCGCCAATTGTTTTAGCGCTCCGCGAGCTTTATCTGTAACTGCAACAATCCTATTTTTTGCAACTTCTTTTCCTTTTTTATCAATTAAATGCTTTTCAAATACTCTAAATGCGATTCCAGGTTCAGTTGTTGTTCCAGATTTTGAAATATTGGCAATGGCAAATTCTTTATCAGCAATATAATCTAAAACTTGTTTTGTATAAGTCGAACTTATAGTATTTCCAATATAAATTAATTCAACTTTATCATTTGGATAAAGCCCTCTGATCATTTCATCAGCAGCTCTTGCTCCTAAATAACTGCCCCCAATTCCAACAACTAATAAAACATCAATTTCTTGTCTTAATTTGTTGGCAACTTCTTTCATTTTTTGATATTCATCTTTATTGAAATCTTCAGGTCAAGTCAATCACCCCAAAAATTCATTCCCTAATCCTGTTTTGTTTTCAATAACATCGTGAATTTCTTTCATTTTTTCTTTACTAAAATTTTTAATATCATTTTCTATCTTTGAATTTGAAAAATTTATACTTATCATATTACTATTAGCTCCTTTTGGATTTGTTTTATTTTGATTCTACTATATTTTTTAAATTATCAAAACCATCACCAGTCTCTTTAATTTTTGACTGATTTTCTTTTAATAATTCTGGTCGGATTTTTTTGTAACTTAATTTTACTTGATTTTTATCTGTAATAATTTCAATTACTTCAACTTCAACTTCATCTCCAACATTTACAAATTGCGAGATATCGCTCACAAAATAGTCAGAGAATTCTGAAATGTGAATTAAACCTTTGATAGTATCATCGCCATCAACAACTTCACAAAAGGCACCATAGTTAACTAAGCTTGTAACTTTAGCTGTAACTTTTTCACCTTTTTTTACCATTTTTCTTGCTCTCCTTACGTATTTATTTTAAACTTATTTTGAAAAGAAATGAATATGTTTCAAAATAATTTTCACAATGAGGAGAAACAAATGGAAAAAAATACCTTAGAACAAAAAGTCAAAGAAATCATCGCACAATTGCGCATGTATGTAACTCAAGATGGTGGTGACATGGAATTTGTGGCAATTAGAGATCGTCATGTTTACATACGATTATTAGGAAATTGTGTTGGTTGTGGCTTAACAGAATTAACATACAAAGAAGGTATTGAAAGTATCCTTTTAGAAGAGTTTCCCTACGACATCGATGGTGTTGAATTAGTAATGTAATAAATAGATAAAAAGTGGGTGAAAAATAAT encodes the following:
- a CDS encoding TrmH family RNA methyltransferase, which translates into the protein MNEITSIKNNLIIDTLKLKEKKSQFSEQKYLTEGLNIVKESLDHNVVEVIFCTKKHIDDFKNFENLYLISENVAQKLSDVKTNQEVFAICRFENTSLFEQNNLLVLDNIQDPGNLGTLIRSAKAFGFKNILCSQDTVSLYNPKVLRAVQANHLGMHIEYGDIKTMLNNLKSKFKIITTKLGQKNDLDIIYQQKEHQYALVLGNEGNGVSEEIYQLSDYNCILNLDSQVESLNVAIAGSILMYNLAN
- a CDS encoding RNA-binding protein; the encoded protein is MAKSNQNNDLFKYKPSNPRDPKMPSLTLELSDDIGFSNSTNNNEEFEDNFKSSTRTIAIEESIDSQNPKTSFMDFQPDRTEELLTNGSKKKKSGAQSLIAKLKQQVLEKEENETKTKESDEGQTTVVMPDPNSENRLRFGMRPSLAPKSKVQIDAKTKMLNVNRESRQKLTEAQVKKIVNEFKYKVVKITKTEVILKNSKYGFEIYFNNVDNRWWVTALCFEEIWNPKKTIFVSFWSGNTFIGYGHPTLEETINQAHDLMEFGRTGDIVWKDFVTGWNEKTNRFIAGDVAKKFEFKEYQKIIKWWESNKIRILVKQDNVRDYEDLMNETKAKRAAGEAINPLAGIQAKLLDPPRRAQFVFGYPVRNPKYKGKEYDKPENKLYEIGFAYAE
- a CDS encoding glucose-6-phosphate isomerase, which gives rise to MISINFSNSKIENDIKNFSKEKMKEIHDVIENKTGLGNEFLGWLTWPEDFNKDEYQKMKEVANKLRQEIDVLLVVGIGGSYLGARAADEMIRGLYPNDKVELIYIGNTISSTYTKQVLDYIADKEFAIANISKSGTTTEPGIAFRVFEKHLIDKKGKEVAKNRIVAVTDKARGALKQLADAEGYQTFTIPDDIGGRFSVFTPVGIFPLLVAGIDTDAMFRGAQKALNDLKSLDNQAYQYAVARYIFHEQKGYKAETLVSYELQMQMFTEWWKQLFGESEGKDGKGLFPTSVVFSTDLHSLGQFIQEGTKNVLFETVIDVKNPTVDLNIPSTEEDLDGLNYLTTKTFHEINATALVGVIDAHSNTGNVPNIILEFDKMDAEMFGYAGYWFMKACAFSGYLLGVNPFNQPGVEVYKENMFKLLKKPGY
- a CDS encoding S1 RNA-binding domain-containing protein, with translation MVKKGEKVTAKVTSLVNYGAFCEVVDGDDTIKGLIHISEFSDYFVSDISQFVNVGDEVEVEVIEIITDKNQVKLSYKKIRPELLKENQSKIKETGDGFDNLKNIVESK
- a CDS encoding NifU family protein; this encodes MEKNTLEQKVKEIIAQLRMYVTQDGGDMEFVAIRDRHVYIRLLGNCVGCGLTELTYKEGIESILLEEFPYDIDGVELVM
- a CDS encoding dUTP diphosphatase, producing MLQTKHLIYLSQKQEQLDNYIRKAKNFTDTTDIIQKKMVAFLVELGEFINEERSFKYWSNKASSEKSILLEEYIDGLHFIVSLGNNIEFEFDQFTFKAKEKGDIIQIYLDTYRDASIFNEDKVKQKYSDVLNSFLNMGYNLGFQEDELIAAYNKKNEKNFERQDNNY
- a CDS encoding NADP-dependent glyceraldehyde-3-phosphate dehydrogenase — protein: MRTYKALINNQLIDNGQWLEIINPTTLEVAGKVTALTADDINKAYSVARSAQQNWEEVELLQRIEVLKRFRNEIEKNKEEIAQIMSEEIAKGLKESLAEVERTIEIIDYTFEEAKRIDPLAMTGEGMGAKNKIGVFSRVAKGVVLAISPFNYPFNLALAKIIPALVMGNTVVFKPATAGSLVGAFMANLAINADLPKGIFNIVTGRGREVGDIITSNPEINMISFTGSVGVGNQIRKMGSSTDLVLELGGKDPALVLDDLNLEKYASEIVAGAYGYSGQRCTAIKRVLVPNKIADKLIPLIKAKVEALTVGSPQENANITAVIDEKSADFIQGLIDDAKAQGAVILTGDKREKNLMWPTLIDNVTVDMRVAWEEPFGPVLPILRIDSVEEMIEIANKSQFGLQASVFCQDISTAINVAKKIQTGTININSKSQRGPDCFPFLGIKDSGEGVQGIRESLLSMTRYRGIVVNY